Proteins from a genomic interval of Halopseudomonas litoralis:
- a CDS encoding HNH endonuclease, producing the protein MANKWNIPDWLEKEIRARDTACVYCGNEFTSVAVSRKSVASWEHIINDARIITRENIALCCCGCNASKGQKPLAVWLQTKYCKDRGITPETVAPVVRQALEYGLVV; encoded by the coding sequence ATGGCAAATAAGTGGAATATTCCGGATTGGCTCGAAAAAGAGATTCGGGCACGCGATACGGCATGCGTCTATTGCGGCAATGAGTTTACCTCCGTCGCAGTATCGAGAAAATCTGTGGCTAGCTGGGAGCACATTATCAACGATGCCAGAATCATCACGCGGGAAAATATTGCCCTTTGCTGCTGCGGTTGCAATGCTAGCAAGGGTCAAAAGCCTCTAGCTGTCTGGCTGCAAACCAAATATTGCAAAGATCGTGGCATCACGCCGGAAACTGTGGCTCCGGTGGTAAGACAGGCCCTGGAATATGGATTAGTGGTGTAG
- a CDS encoding DUF2959 domain-containing protein, whose amino-acid sequence MSRCFLFALLVAALAGCQSAYYGAMEKVGVHKRDIMVNRVESVQEAQTDAKQQFESALAQFRSIIQIKDQDLAARYDRLNDEYEDSKAAAQSVTKRIDAVEDVSEALFDEWEEEIELYSNANLKRQSAAKLSQTRRQYQGLIKAMRSAESRMEPVLQAFQDQVLFLKHNLNARAIDSLQGELGTIETDVAQLIREMEKSIAESEAFIRSLQD is encoded by the coding sequence ATAAGTCGTTGTTTTTTATTTGCTTTATTGGTAGCGGCGCTGGCGGGTTGTCAGTCGGCGTATTACGGCGCTATGGAGAAAGTGGGTGTTCACAAGCGCGACATCATGGTCAATCGCGTGGAGTCGGTCCAGGAGGCGCAGACTGATGCCAAGCAACAGTTCGAATCCGCCCTGGCGCAATTTCGATCCATTATCCAGATTAAAGACCAGGACTTGGCAGCACGCTACGACAGGTTGAACGACGAATACGAAGACAGCAAAGCTGCCGCTCAGTCAGTGACCAAGCGCATCGATGCGGTCGAAGACGTGTCCGAGGCCTTGTTCGATGAGTGGGAGGAAGAAATCGAGCTGTACAGCAATGCCAACCTCAAGCGCCAGAGTGCAGCGAAGTTAAGTCAGACTCGGCGGCAATATCAGGGGCTCATCAAGGCGATGCGTAGCGCAGAGAGCCGCATGGAGCCCGTATTACAGGCATTCCAGGATCAGGTACTGTTTCTGAAGCATAATCTGAATGCGAGAGCCATTGACTCGTTACAAGGTGAGCTGGGGACGATAGAAACAGATGTCGCTCAGTTGATCAGGGAAATGGAAAAGTCCATTGCTGAATCAGAGGCCTTTATCAGGAGCCTCCAGGATTAA
- a CDS encoding MDR/zinc-dependent alcohol dehydrogenase-like family protein — protein sequence MEAAVSRNMTEYSVYGSDIYKQVYIYGGLDRGPITLNRTFGFAWGVNGFLLFNALGKLGKDTAAAMRKRIAAEIKTTFASHYTHEVSLAGALQLDALSVYGKQATGEKFLIKPQS from the coding sequence ATGGAAGCCGCCGTCTCGCGCAACATGACTGAATACAGCGTGTACGGATCTGATATCTACAAGCAGGTGTATATCTATGGCGGCCTGGACCGTGGCCCCATCACGCTCAACCGCACCTTTGGTTTTGCCTGGGGCGTAAACGGCTTCCTGCTGTTCAATGCGTTGGGGAAACTGGGTAAGGACACCGCCGCCGCCATGCGCAAGCGCATAGCCGCCGAAATCAAGACCACCTTTGCCAGCCACTACACCCACGAAGTATCCCTGGCCGGTGCGTTACAGCTGGATGCGCTCTCGGTGTACGGCAAACAGGCTACCGGGGAGAAGTTCCTGATCAAACCTCAGAGCTAA
- the tnpA gene encoding IS66-like element accessory protein TnpA, producing the protein MDSLSVTTPKRTRRRFSPEFKASIVAQCRQPDVSVARIALDNELNANLVRRWVSQAREGGAPLATPGFMPINLPAVAPSPGGRPVSNAGNTIRIEIHRAGGAVVVEWPTEQAQQCAVLLRDLLG; encoded by the coding sequence ATGGACTCATTAAGCGTAACCACCCCTAAACGTACACGCCGCCGTTTTTCTCCCGAATTCAAAGCCAGCATCGTTGCTCAGTGCCGTCAGCCGGACGTCTCCGTGGCCCGTATTGCCCTGGACAATGAGCTCAATGCCAACCTGGTCAGACGCTGGGTCAGTCAGGCACGAGAAGGCGGAGCACCGCTGGCAACCCCCGGGTTCATGCCAATCAACTTGCCCGCCGTCGCACCGTCTCCGGGCGGCCGGCCGGTCTCGAATGCTGGCAATACCATCCGTATCGAGATACACCGGGCCGGTGGTGCGGTTGTGGTGGAATGGCCCACAGAACAGGCCCAGCAGTGTGCCGTCCTGTTGCGGGATCTGCTGGGATGA
- the tnpB gene encoding IS66 family insertion sequence element accessory protein TnpB (TnpB, as the term is used for proteins encoded by IS66 family insertion elements, is considered an accessory protein, since TnpC, encoded by a neighboring gene, is a DDE family transposase.) — MIRIDEIWLATEPLDMRAGADTALARVVQVFGSARPHCAYLFANKRGNRMKVLIHDGLGIWLCARRLNRGKFHWGEAWRGERLRLTDEQVMALVQGLPWQRLGEAGVISVL, encoded by the coding sequence ATGATCCGCATTGATGAGATCTGGCTGGCGACCGAACCGCTGGATATGCGCGCCGGTGCCGATACGGCACTGGCGCGGGTGGTTCAGGTGTTTGGCTCGGCCAGACCTCACTGCGCCTACCTATTTGCCAACAAACGGGGCAACCGGATGAAGGTGCTGATCCATGACGGCCTGGGTATCTGGCTGTGTGCCCGCCGACTGAACCGGGGCAAGTTCCACTGGGGCGAAGCCTGGCGCGGCGAGCGTCTGCGGCTGACCGATGAGCAAGTCATGGCGCTGGTCCAGGGGCTGCCCTGGCAGCGCCTTGGTGAGGCAGGCGTCATCTCGGTGCTGTAA
- the tnpC gene encoding IS66 family transposase, with protein MTQRPDLNQLSTDQLRALAMELLDRVESKDRELHYTKAVNEKLTHELAILKRHKFARRSEQLDGHQGLLLEELVDSDIAAIEAELAELTEALPPDTKPKQQPKRAPLPPELPRTLIHHEPESTQCRCGCQLKRIGEDVSEKLDYVPGVFTVERHVRGKWACNQCSTLTQAPVPAQVIDKGIPTSGLLAQVLVAKYADHLPLYRQERIFGRAGLTIPRSTLAEWVGACGVQLQPLADALRMALLEHGVLHADETPVSMLAPGKKKTHKAYVWAYSTTPFADLKAAVYDFAPSRAGEHARTFLGDWQGKLVCDDYAGYKAGFGNGIIEIGCMAHARRKFYDLHVANQSVLAEQALEYIKLLYQVEREAKDLAPEQRQVMRATQAKPIAEALHKWMLAQREKVPDGTGTARALDYSLKRWAALTRYLDDGAVPIDNNWVENQIRPWALGRSNWLFAGSLRSGQRAAAIMTLIQSAKLNGYDPYAYLKDVLTRLPTQKNSAINELLPHNWKPAINL; from the coding sequence ATGACTCAGCGACCCGACCTCAATCAACTCTCTACCGACCAGCTCCGCGCCCTCGCGATGGAGCTGCTTGATCGCGTGGAGAGCAAAGATCGGGAGTTGCATTACACCAAGGCCGTGAACGAAAAGCTCACCCATGAGCTGGCCATACTTAAACGCCACAAGTTCGCCCGTCGCAGCGAACAGCTGGATGGGCATCAAGGGCTGCTGCTGGAAGAGCTGGTGGATAGCGACATCGCAGCCATCGAGGCCGAGCTGGCCGAGCTCACAGAGGCCCTGCCTCCTGACACCAAACCCAAGCAGCAGCCCAAACGTGCGCCGCTGCCGCCAGAACTGCCCCGGACACTGATCCATCACGAGCCTGAGTCCACGCAGTGCCGCTGTGGATGTCAGCTCAAGCGTATCGGCGAAGACGTCAGCGAAAAGCTGGATTATGTGCCGGGTGTGTTTACCGTTGAACGCCATGTCCGCGGCAAGTGGGCCTGCAACCAATGCAGCACCCTGACCCAGGCGCCGGTTCCGGCACAGGTCATCGACAAGGGCATTCCGACCTCCGGTCTGCTGGCCCAGGTACTGGTAGCCAAATACGCTGATCATCTACCGCTGTATCGCCAGGAACGCATCTTTGGCCGCGCTGGTCTCACCATTCCTCGCTCCACCCTGGCCGAATGGGTAGGCGCTTGCGGCGTCCAGCTGCAACCGCTGGCCGATGCCCTGAGAATGGCCCTGCTGGAACACGGCGTTCTGCACGCTGATGAAACGCCGGTCAGCATGTTGGCTCCCGGCAAGAAGAAAACCCACAAAGCCTACGTCTGGGCCTACAGCACCACCCCGTTCGCTGATCTGAAAGCGGCCGTTTACGACTTCGCCCCAAGCCGGGCGGGTGAGCATGCCCGCACCTTCCTGGGTGACTGGCAAGGCAAGCTGGTGTGTGACGATTACGCTGGTTATAAGGCCGGGTTCGGCAATGGCATCATCGAGATCGGCTGCATGGCCCATGCCCGGCGCAAGTTCTACGACCTGCACGTCGCTAATCAGAGTGTGCTGGCCGAGCAGGCACTGGAGTACATCAAACTGTTATACCAGGTCGAGCGGGAAGCCAAAGACCTGGCACCGGAACAGCGCCAGGTCATGAGGGCCACACAAGCCAAACCTATTGCCGAGGCGCTGCATAAATGGATGCTGGCCCAGCGGGAAAAGGTGCCGGACGGGACAGGGACAGCCAGAGCTCTGGATTACAGCCTGAAGCGCTGGGCAGCACTGACACGTTACCTGGATGACGGGGCTGTACCGATCGATAACAACTGGGTTGAAAACCAGATCCGGCCTTGGGCACTGGGCCGCTCCAACTGGCTGTTCGCCGGATCGCTACGCAGTGGTCAGCGTGCCGCGGCCATCATGACCCTGATCCAGTCCGCCAAACTGAATGGGTATGATCCCTATGCCTATCTGAAGGATGTGCTGACCCGACTGCCGACGCAGAAGAACAGCGCTATCAATGAATTACTGCCGCACAACTGGAAGCCGGCTATCAACCTGTGA
- a CDS encoding alcohol dehydrogenase catalytic domain-containing protein: MSDTNIELTSTISENNKLELALREIEIPQPGENQVVIRVEAAPINPSDLGVMFSVADMTTARQSGSADRPVISADVPAKFMGAVKKRVGKSIPVGNEGAGTVVAAGSSAAAQSLMGKTVAFIGGGSYRKYLCANVQSCLELEPGTTAVEAASSFVNPLTALAMVETMRAEGHKAIVHAAAASNLGQMLNRICIADGIDLVNIVRKPEQEALLRDLGAKYVVNSSSDSFMADLTQALIDTGATIAFDPIGGGRLTSNILTCMVSVRQSQVDSRLPVVRQ, encoded by the coding sequence GTGTCAGATACCAATATCGAACTGACTTCGACCATTAGCGAAAACAACAAACTGGAGCTTGCCCTGCGCGAGATCGAGATCCCGCAGCCAGGCGAAAACCAAGTGGTCATCCGCGTCGAAGCCGCGCCCATCAACCCGTCTGACCTGGGAGTGATGTTCAGCGTAGCCGACATGACAACTGCCCGGCAATCCGGTAGCGCCGACCGCCCCGTCATAAGTGCCGATGTCCCGGCGAAGTTCATGGGTGCCGTTAAAAAGCGGGTGGGCAAATCCATTCCCGTGGGCAACGAAGGCGCCGGTACCGTCGTCGCGGCTGGCTCATCAGCTGCTGCGCAAAGCCTGATGGGCAAAACCGTTGCCTTCATTGGCGGTGGTAGCTACCGCAAATATCTGTGTGCCAATGTTCAAAGCTGTCTGGAACTGGAGCCGGGTACCACGGCAGTCGAAGCCGCCTCCAGCTTTGTTAATCCGCTTACTGCACTGGCTATGGTAGAAACCATGCGCGCCGAAGGTCACAAGGCCATCGTCCACGCGGCCGCCGCCTCCAACCTCGGACAAATGCTCAACCGCATCTGCATCGCCGACGGCATCGACCTGGTCAATATCGTCCGCAAGCCGGAACAGGAAGCATTGTTGCGCGACCTGGGTGCCAAATACGTGGTCAACTCCAGCAGCGACAGCTTTATGGCAGACCTGACCCAGGCACTTATCGACACCGGCGCGACCATCGCTTTCGACCCTATCGGTGGCGGACGCTTGACCAGCAACATCCTCACCTGCATGGTAAGCGTCCGGCAATCACAGGTTGATAGCCGGCTTCCAGTTGTGCGGCAGTAA
- a CDS encoding DUF305 domain-containing protein — translation MHSYRNFILMIVCSSTLMFCLMYLNTYQFSHVWFSQTRMFMTFIMAGCMALVMLFFMRHMYKNRKANFAIVIGSVALMGLGLWLVRSQGTVDDVAWMKAMIPHHSIAILTSERANITDPRARKLADDIIETQRREIAEMEFLIQDISSQSENGLRE, via the coding sequence ATGCATTCATACAGAAATTTCATCCTGATGATAGTGTGTTCTTCCACACTGATGTTCTGTTTGATGTACCTAAATACTTATCAATTTAGCCACGTTTGGTTTAGTCAAACTCGCATGTTCATGACATTCATCATGGCAGGCTGCATGGCGCTAGTAATGCTCTTCTTCATGCGCCACATGTACAAAAACCGGAAGGCCAACTTCGCTATTGTAATAGGCAGCGTTGCCCTGATGGGCCTTGGCTTGTGGCTCGTTCGCAGTCAAGGAACTGTTGATGATGTCGCCTGGATGAAAGCTATGATTCCGCACCATTCAATAGCAATCCTGACAAGCGAGCGGGCCAATATCACCGACCCGCGTGCTAGGAAACTCGCTGATGATATCATCGAGACGCAGCGCCGGGAGATTGCCGAGATGGAGTTTCTGATCCAGGACATAAGCAGCCAATCCGAAAACGGATTACGCGAGTGA
- a CDS encoding aspartate/glutamate racemase family protein produces MIYKELCLGVVKPESKADYLGVIASLAERGAQGVILGCTEIGLLIQDADTDVRLYDTTQIHAEQAVQYAFHARQK; encoded by the coding sequence GTGATTTATAAGGAGTTGTGCCTAGGTGTGGTCAAGCCTGAATCAAAAGCTGATTATCTGGGGGTAATCGCTTCTCTGGCCGAGCGTGGCGCCCAAGGGGTAATCCTTGGCTGTACGGAGATTGGATTGTTGATTCAGGACGCTGATACTGACGTTCGGCTCTATGACACGACGCAAATACATGCAGAGCAAGCAGTGCAATATGCCTTCCATGCCAGACAAAAATAA
- a CDS encoding class I SAM-dependent methyltransferase: MQSKQCNMPSMPDKNNQGWEAFYAANQDRAASPLLRRALGPDCRPRGNAHAVDLGCGAGLETAMLLNTGWDVLAVDKEPGAIARLEALKTAHLGSRLTTLEARFEELRSLPSSALVHAGLSLPFCAPLDFAQLWALIQSSLEPGGVFVGHLFGDRHEWSTHSKMSFHTRREVEDLCSGWTIELLRESEGDGGLVPHHWHRFDLIVRKP; encoded by the coding sequence ATGCAGAGCAAGCAGTGCAATATGCCTTCCATGCCAGACAAAAATAACCAGGGCTGGGAAGCCTTCTATGCTGCCAATCAAGATCGTGCGGCCTCGCCATTGCTCCGTCGCGCTCTGGGCCCCGACTGTCGGCCGCGCGGCAATGCCCATGCCGTCGACCTCGGCTGCGGCGCCGGCCTGGAGACAGCCATGCTGTTGAACACAGGATGGGATGTTCTGGCTGTTGATAAGGAGCCTGGGGCTATCGCCCGCTTGGAAGCGCTGAAGACTGCCCACCTCGGTTCTCGGCTGACGACGCTTGAGGCTCGATTTGAAGAGCTGCGAAGCTTGCCATCTTCCGCTCTCGTTCACGCAGGGCTTAGCCTGCCTTTCTGCGCGCCGCTGGACTTTGCCCAGCTGTGGGCATTGATCCAATCATCGCTGGAGCCCGGCGGCGTATTCGTTGGCCATCTCTTCGGCGATAGGCATGAATGGTCCACGCATTCCAAGATGAGCTTTCACACGAGACGCGAAGTCGAAGATTTGTGCAGCGGTTGGACGATCGAACTTCTACGCGAATCCGAGGGTGATGGTGGGCTTGTACCGCACCATTGGCATCGGTTCGACCTTATCGTCCGGAAACCCTAG
- a CDS encoding DUF1810 domain-containing protein has product MTNDFDLSRFTDAQQSSYATALAELRAGHKRTHWIWYVFPQLRGLGRSSTAERYGLTGLAEARAYLAHPVLGERLREATEAVLVHEAKGANSVLGELDAMKFRSCLTLFSLADPSEPLFRRALEVFFGGQLDEQTLKLLQAQCGS; this is encoded by the coding sequence ATGACCAACGATTTTGACCTGAGCCGATTCACCGACGCCCAGCAATCCTCATACGCCACGGCCCTGGCGGAGCTGCGCGCTGGCCACAAGCGCACACACTGGATCTGGTATGTGTTCCCCCAGCTACGGGGGCTGGGGCGCAGTTCTACTGCTGAGCGTTATGGCCTGACCGGGCTGGCGGAGGCCCGCGCCTACCTTGCGCACCCGGTGCTGGGGGAGCGGCTTCGTGAAGCGACAGAGGCGGTATTGGTGCATGAGGCCAAGGGCGCGAACTCGGTGTTGGGCGAGCTGGATGCAATGAAGTTCCGGTCCTGCCTGACGCTGTTCTCGCTCGCTGATCCGTCGGAGCCGCTTTTTCGCCGTGCGCTAGAGGTTTTCTTTGGCGGGCAGTTGGATGAGCAGACGCTCAAGTTGCTGCAAGCGCAGTGTGGCAGCTGA
- a CDS encoding DUF4177 domain-containing protein: MEYKVVIYQEGMLGSLLLGGSKVNPLKFSDFLNKNSSEGWRVQTMEKDIRRMLLFWKREAYVVILGRDK; this comes from the coding sequence ATGGAATACAAAGTGGTTATTTATCAGGAAGGTATGCTTGGGTCGCTGTTGTTGGGTGGGTCGAAGGTCAACCCGCTCAAGTTTTCTGACTTCTTGAACAAGAACAGCTCCGAGGGCTGGCGAGTCCAGACCATGGAGAAGGACATCCGCCGGATGCTGCTGTTCTGGAAGCGCGAAGCCTATGTGGTCATCCTCGGTAGGGACAAATGA
- a CDS encoding VOC family protein — MKPRISVITLGVDDLDRALVFYRDGLGFNTDGIIGHVIKGSGTYTHVYHFATNV; from the coding sequence ATGAAACCTCGAATCAGTGTAATCACCCTGGGCGTGGATGACCTCGATCGCGCGCTGGTGTTCTACCGGGACGGGCTTGGCTTCAATACCGACGGCATCATTGGTCACGTAATAAAGGGGTCAGGTACATATACGCATGTGTATCACTTCGCCACAAACGTCTAA
- a CDS encoding Txe/YoeB family addiction module toxin → MRSLVFEGNTWEAYEAMREKDKRLHKALCKLLKDILRSEDPSSGLGKPEPLKHNLAGLWSKRISQKDRLIYRFDEKSIYIFAIGGHYDQP, encoded by the coding sequence ATGAGATCACTGGTATTTGAGGGTAATACCTGGGAAGCGTATGAGGCCATGCGCGAAAAGGACAAGCGGCTACACAAGGCCCTATGTAAACTACTCAAAGACATACTCCGGTCTGAGGATCCGTCATCGGGGCTGGGTAAGCCCGAGCCACTCAAGCACAATCTTGCTGGCCTATGGTCAAAACGGATTTCGCAGAAAGATCGGCTTATATATCGATTTGACGAGAAGTCCATTTACATATTCGCCATCGGCGGGCACTACGACCAGCCCTAA
- a CDS encoding type II toxin-antitoxin system Phd/YefM family antitoxin has product MDTVSVNKFRDNLKALVEQAVSRHEPLKVTRRAGEAFVVISAEDWEREQETLHVFQSKSLMQQIADSLETHAQGQGYKPTDEQMNEITGI; this is encoded by the coding sequence ATGGATACAGTCAGCGTAAACAAATTCAGGGACAACCTGAAAGCCCTTGTAGAGCAAGCAGTTAGCCGGCATGAGCCTCTCAAGGTGACTCGACGAGCAGGTGAGGCCTTTGTGGTTATAAGCGCCGAAGACTGGGAGCGCGAGCAGGAAACCCTTCACGTCTTTCAAAGCAAGAGTCTAATGCAGCAGATAGCCGACTCCCTTGAAACCCATGCCCAGGGACAAGGATACAAACCGACTGACGAGCAGATGAATGAGATCACTGGTATTTGA
- a CDS encoding DUF503 domain-containing protein: protein MQIVVLTLTFSLPGCRSLKEKRQRIGGIHERYGRNPAVAVCESGDRERLDASEWTFVVVGNSSQELDSLCSEIEDRIQRTVEARVTDVVRERL from the coding sequence ATGCAAATCGTTGTGTTAACCCTGACATTTTCACTCCCAGGCTGTCGCTCGCTGAAAGAGAAGCGCCAGCGAATAGGTGGGATTCACGAGCGCTATGGGCGTAACCCTGCGGTGGCCGTTTGTGAAAGTGGTGATCGCGAACGACTGGATGCAAGTGAATGGACTTTCGTTGTGGTTGGCAACTCGTCACAAGAGCTGGACTCGCTGTGTAGCGAGATCGAAGACCGGATACAGCGTACAGTCGAGGCCAGGGTGACGGATGTGGTTCGTGAACGGTTGTAG
- a CDS encoding ribonuclease domain-containing protein, producing the protein MKKILIVLAFAFGLFQLQQGGHLDAFIDGAGFTQSGSASHSQLSAQDQQLYKTLERISRKGPFPYQRDGITFENRERLLPIKPRGYYREYTVDTPGLSHRGPRRVVTGGNPPVEFYYTEDHYRSFTRIKGH; encoded by the coding sequence GTGAAGAAAATTCTGATTGTTCTGGCCTTCGCTTTTGGCCTGTTCCAGCTTCAGCAGGGCGGGCATCTCGATGCCTTTATCGATGGCGCCGGCTTTACTCAGTCTGGCTCTGCCAGCCACTCGCAGCTGTCGGCGCAGGACCAGCAGCTGTACAAGACGTTGGAGCGGATCAGTCGGAAGGGGCCATTTCCCTACCAGCGTGATGGCATCACCTTTGAAAACCGGGAGCGGCTGTTGCCGATCAAGCCGAGGGGGTACTACCGGGAATACACGGTGGACACGCCGGGATTATCACACCGTGGCCCACGACGAGTGGTGACAGGCGGTAATCCGCCTGTGGAGTTCTATTACACGGAGGATCATTACCGGTCCTTCACCCGCATCAAGGGGCATTGA
- a CDS encoding barstar family protein, translating into MSAAASQPAAITWQPRGQLDQPAIALDADNRLNKSTLLRALSESFRFPDYFGENWDAAYDLLLDEVDQLTEPALWRFSIDRAAEMDKTDLADWIQLMTDLCAYAESRGHGLWVEIYSDAEVNYDTFDRPV; encoded by the coding sequence ATGAGCGCAGCAGCCAGTCAGCCAGCGGCAATCACCTGGCAGCCCAGGGGCCAGCTTGATCAACCGGCCATCGCGCTGGATGCAGATAACAGATTGAACAAGTCGACCCTGCTGCGAGCGCTCAGCGAGTCTTTCCGTTTTCCGGATTATTTCGGTGAGAACTGGGATGCAGCCTATGACCTATTGCTTGATGAGGTGGATCAGTTAACAGAACCTGCGCTCTGGCGTTTTTCAATTGATCGCGCGGCTGAGATGGATAAGACTGATCTGGCGGACTGGATTCAGTTGATGACGGACCTCTGTGCTTATGCCGAGTCCCGAGGACATGGATTGTGGGTGGAGATATACAGTGATGCAGAGGTTAACTACGACACATTTGATCGGCCCGTGTAA
- a CDS encoding YegP family protein: MAGKFEVYQDKAGEYRFRLNASNGQSILASEGYKTKASCMNGVESVKSNAPDDSRYERKQSNSGKFMFNLKAANHQVIGTSQLYEAVASRDNGIESVKKHAPEATVVEV; the protein is encoded by the coding sequence ATGGCAGGTAAATTTGAGGTCTATCAGGACAAGGCTGGGGAATACCGCTTCCGACTCAATGCGTCCAATGGGCAGAGCATCCTTGCCAGTGAAGGGTACAAGACCAAAGCCAGCTGCATGAACGGAGTCGAATCGGTCAAAAGCAATGCTCCGGATGACAGTCGCTACGAGCGCAAGCAGTCCAACTCCGGCAAATTCATGTTCAATCTGAAAGCGGCAAACCATCAGGTCATTGGTACCAGCCAGCTTTATGAAGCCGTTGCCTCCCGCGACAATGGCATCGAGTCCGTCAAGAAGCACGCACCCGAGGCCACAGTAGTAGAGGTTTGA
- a CDS encoding 5'-methylthioadenosine/S-adenosylhomocysteine nucleosidase (Enables the cleavage of the glycosidic bond in both 5'-methylthioadenosine and S-adenosylhomocysteine), whose translation MMSSCTPVLTTLAGRNILFVMADKAEYGPHLQQRFTPLMTGIGPVEAAVQLTAALAALAQQGHLPDLVVSLGSAGSRVLEQTEVYQATSVAYRDMDASALGFDKGVTPFLALSATVPLPLRIPGLPEATLSTGANIVSGSAYDAISAQMVDMESYACLRACMRFDVPLIALRGISDGKAELHHVDDWTEYLHIIDEKLAAAVDLLGAALTGGEFSFAPE comes from the coding sequence ATGATGAGCTCTTGTACCCCCGTCCTGACCACCCTGGCAGGCCGTAACATTCTCTTTGTGATGGCAGATAAGGCCGAGTACGGCCCACACCTCCAGCAACGCTTTACTCCGCTGATGACCGGTATAGGCCCGGTTGAGGCGGCGGTACAGCTCACAGCGGCGCTGGCTGCTCTGGCCCAGCAGGGACATCTGCCCGATCTGGTGGTGTCGTTGGGCTCGGCCGGAAGCCGGGTGCTGGAACAGACCGAGGTCTATCAGGCGACGTCGGTTGCCTACCGCGACATGGACGCCAGCGCTCTGGGCTTTGACAAGGGAGTCACGCCCTTTCTCGCGCTGTCGGCGACTGTGCCGTTGCCACTGCGGATTCCTGGCCTGCCGGAAGCGACGCTTTCCACCGGTGCCAACATTGTGTCGGGTTCAGCTTATGACGCCATCTCTGCCCAGATGGTGGACATGGAGAGCTACGCTTGCCTGCGCGCCTGCATGCGTTTTGATGTGCCGCTTATCGCATTGCGCGGCATTTCGGATGGCAAGGCGGAACTGCATCACGTCGATGACTGGACGGAGTATCTTCATATCATCGATGAAAAGCTGGCTGCGGCTGTCGATCTGCTGGGCGCGGCGCTTACCGGTGGTGAGTTCAGTTTTGCGCCTGAGTAG